The following proteins come from a genomic window of Heyndrickxia acidicola:
- a CDS encoding iron-containing alcohol dehydrogenase, translating to MMSYSYFCNTRIEMGMGKSLELPIFLRSISTGSSLLLVSDPGVVKAGLVKPVQESLEKSGYRVVLFDRLSQNPRDTECLEGAKLYRGQKMEAVVAIGGGSAMDTGKAIALLGPNGGTPIEYIEGKRPYANIAPIICVPTTAGTGSEVTRSSVITEAATHRKLTLKDAALRPALAVLDPQLTFSVPQSVTAATGVDALVHAIEGSTCKITNPISQALGARAMKIIVSTLPKAVGNGRKEKARCDMLEASLLAGMCFGSSDVAAVHCLAEALGGLYDTPHGVANAVFLPHVLKFNAETEKTVHVDLARQMGFARENDSDQEAVEKLVSGILEFTKGLGIPRLKDLPGVRKEDFPRIAELAAENNSTPSNVRDITKEDYLHILNYSYEGNNALLESIEKV from the coding sequence ATGATGAGCTACAGCTATTTTTGTAATACGAGAATTGAAATGGGAATGGGGAAATCATTAGAGTTGCCCATTTTTCTTCGCTCTATCTCTACAGGATCATCCCTCTTATTAGTGAGTGACCCGGGAGTGGTGAAGGCAGGATTAGTAAAGCCGGTCCAAGAATCGCTGGAGAAATCCGGATACCGTGTTGTTCTGTTTGATCGTCTCTCCCAAAATCCGAGGGATACTGAATGTCTGGAAGGGGCTAAGCTGTATAGGGGACAAAAAATGGAGGCAGTAGTGGCAATAGGAGGAGGAAGCGCCATGGACACGGGTAAAGCGATCGCATTACTGGGACCGAATGGCGGTACACCAATCGAATATATTGAAGGGAAACGGCCTTATGCCAATATTGCTCCGATTATCTGTGTCCCTACCACCGCAGGAACCGGATCTGAAGTGACACGATCATCCGTTATTACAGAAGCTGCCACGCACCGTAAACTGACACTCAAAGATGCCGCATTACGTCCGGCACTTGCTGTGCTGGATCCACAACTGACATTCTCCGTCCCCCAGAGTGTGACTGCTGCGACGGGTGTGGATGCCTTGGTCCATGCAATCGAAGGTTCTACCTGCAAAATAACCAACCCGATATCCCAGGCCCTGGGAGCAAGGGCGATGAAAATCATTGTTTCAACCTTGCCTAAAGCTGTTGGAAATGGAAGAAAAGAAAAGGCACGCTGTGATATGCTGGAAGCGAGCCTTCTGGCCGGAATGTGTTTTGGCTCCAGTGATGTAGCTGCTGTCCATTGCCTGGCAGAAGCCCTTGGCGGCCTGTATGATACACCGCATGGAGTAGCAAATGCCGTATTTTTACCACACGTTCTAAAATTTAATGCGGAAACAGAGAAAACAGTACATGTGGATTTAGCAAGGCAAATGGGGTTTGCAAGGGAGAACGATTCGGATCAAGAGGCCGTTGAAAAGCTAGTCTCGGGGATTCTCGAATTTACAAAAGGACTTGGAATACCAAGGCTGAAGGATTTACCTGGAGTCCGTAAAGAGGATTTTCCAAGAATTGCAGAGCTGGCCGCTGAAAATAATTCAACACCCAGTAATGTGAGGGATATAACGAAGGAGGATTATCTTCACATTCTTAATTATTCCTATGAAGGGAATAATGCTTTACTTGAAAGCATAGAAAAGGTATAG
- a CDS encoding amino acid permease codes for MAQDELKRELKTRHIQLIAIGGTIGTGLFLGSGKAIQLAGPSILFAYLIVGIALFFVMRALGELLLSNAGYQSFTDFAAEYIGPWAGFVTGWTYWFCWIMTAMADIIAVGVYVRYWFNIPQWIPALICLLVLLLVNLLTVKLFGELEFWFAIIKVVTILALIIIGVILLVMGFHTDTGTVSVKNLWGHGGFFPHGVSGFMFSFQMVVFAFVGVELIGVSAAETANPERNIPSAINKIPLRILFFYVGALFIILCINPWNQLIESSSPFVKTFTLVGIPVAAGIINFVVLTSAASAFNSGLFSTSRILYNLSRQNDGPRSLSKLNKSHVPGRALLTSAIVLSGGALLSKLIPGQAFSIVTTISAICFIWVWGIILISHIRYSKLRPDLRKKSIFKAPLTPFINYVILALFVFILIIMLFAEATRLAVMLTPIWFVLLIVLYLYRNKAIKQLKDNHKPIV; via the coding sequence ATGGCACAGGATGAACTTAAAAGAGAGCTGAAAACAAGACACATACAATTGATCGCCATTGGAGGCACCATTGGTACGGGGTTATTTTTGGGCTCGGGCAAAGCGATACAATTGGCCGGCCCTTCTATTTTGTTCGCTTATTTAATTGTCGGAATTGCGCTGTTTTTTGTGATGAGAGCTTTAGGAGAATTGCTTTTATCCAATGCGGGGTATCAGTCCTTTACCGATTTTGCCGCAGAGTATATTGGCCCCTGGGCAGGTTTTGTAACAGGGTGGACCTATTGGTTTTGCTGGATTATGACGGCAATGGCTGACATCATTGCGGTGGGTGTATATGTGCGTTATTGGTTCAATATCCCGCAATGGATTCCGGCATTAATCTGTTTACTGGTTTTATTGTTAGTAAATTTGTTGACTGTTAAGCTTTTTGGAGAACTGGAATTTTGGTTTGCAATTATTAAAGTGGTCACCATTCTGGCGTTAATCATCATTGGGGTTATTTTGCTTGTGATGGGGTTTCATACAGATACAGGAACGGTTTCGGTAAAAAACCTTTGGGGTCATGGCGGATTCTTCCCGCATGGGGTATCCGGCTTTATGTTCTCTTTTCAAATGGTCGTTTTTGCGTTTGTTGGAGTGGAATTAATAGGGGTATCAGCTGCAGAAACAGCCAATCCAGAGAGGAACATTCCATCTGCAATCAATAAAATTCCGTTGAGAATTCTATTTTTCTATGTAGGAGCTCTATTTATCATTCTCTGTATTAATCCATGGAATCAATTAATTGAGTCAAGCAGTCCTTTTGTCAAAACTTTTACCCTTGTAGGGATTCCAGTTGCAGCTGGAATCATTAACTTTGTAGTCTTAACATCTGCGGCATCTGCCTTTAACAGCGGTTTATTTTCGACAAGCAGAATTTTATATAATCTAAGCAGACAAAATGATGGACCGCGAAGCCTTTCGAAATTGAATAAAAGCCATGTGCCCGGCAGAGCATTGCTGACATCGGCCATTGTTCTCTCAGGCGGAGCTCTATTGAGCAAGTTAATTCCAGGACAGGCTTTCAGCATTGTCACTACGATTAGTGCAATATGTTTTATCTGGGTGTGGGGGATTATCTTAATTTCGCATATCCGATATTCAAAGCTGCGGCCGGATTTAAGAAAAAAATCAATTTTTAAAGCACCGTTAACTCCTTTTATTAATTATGTTATTCTTGCGTTATTTGTTTTTATATTAATCATCATGTTATTTGCTGAAGCTACACGCTTAGCGGTGATGCTGACACCGATATGGTTTGTGCTGTTAATTGTCTTGTATTTATATAGAAATAAAGCAATTAAACAATTAAAAGATAATCATAAGCCCATTGTTTAA
- a CDS encoding gamma-glutamyltransferase family protein gives MELKRSCKHAPLDGGNIAESFYLGELARKIVSFSKQYKGFLSADDLAQYHPEWVQPISVNYRGYDVKQSNSPKGTIFSISFI, from the coding sequence GTGGAGCTCAAAAGATCATGCAAGCACGCTCCGCTCGATGGGGGAAACATTGCAGAGAGTTTTTACCTTGGTGAATTAGCTAGAAAAATCGTCAGCTTTTCCAAACAGTATAAAGGATTTTTATCTGCCGACGACTTAGCTCAATATCATCCTGAGTGGGTCCAGCCTATTTCCGTTAACTACCGTGGCTATGATGTAAAACAAAGCAATTCACCAAAGGGGACTATTTTCTCAATTTCATTTATTTAA
- a CDS encoding gamma-glutamyltransferase, with protein MGGDAFALVWIKGELHGINASGPSPKAISIEAVKERGFKEMPKHGLIPVTVPGAPSAWAALSKLLAGYRFWKCKSQQLYILKMVISYPKYWGHAYEVFKKKFIGDEYKGWFDTIAPLGKAPVSGEMWSSKDHASTLRSMGETLQRVFTLVN; from the coding sequence ATTGGAGGAGATGCCTTTGCTCTTGTGTGGATAAAAGGAGAGCTTCACGGTATAAATGCCAGCGGTCCTTCTCCAAAGGCTATATCCATTGAAGCAGTTAAAGAAAGAGGCTTCAAGGAAATGCCAAAGCATGGACTTATACCAGTAACAGTTCCCGGTGCTCCCTCCGCATGGGCTGCGTTGTCAAAACTTTTGGCAGGCTACCGCTTTTGGAAGTGCAAAAGCCAGCAATTGTATATTCTGAAAATGGTTATCTCCTACCCCAAATATTGGGGGCATGCCTATGAGGTTTTTAAAAAGAAATTTATAGGTGACGAATATAAAGGTTGGTTTGATACAATTGCCCCTCTAGGGAAGGCACCTGTCAGTGGTGAAATGTGGAGCTCAAAAGATCATGCAAGCACGCTCCGCTCGATGGGGGAAACATTGCAGAGAGTTTTTACCTTGGTGAATTAG
- a CDS encoding MarR family winged helix-turn-helix transcriptional regulator: protein MNLNDNIGIEIRKLHLIISNYAKKRLEPFNLATEQSLILLMLWGQDGISPNKFVSQLNKDKASIARMIASLEGKGYIKKVDDPTDKRTFKVHLTDEGKQLESLVVPALQRTHKNVTAGITENELIELRRIFAKMTSNILEESYFKNS, encoded by the coding sequence TTGAACTTAAATGACAATATTGGGATCGAAATAAGAAAATTGCACTTAATCATTTCAAATTATGCAAAGAAACGGTTAGAACCCTTTAATCTTGCAACAGAGCAGAGTCTAATATTGCTAATGCTTTGGGGACAGGATGGTATATCACCTAATAAGTTTGTATCCCAACTCAATAAGGACAAAGCCAGTATTGCCAGAATGATTGCTAGCCTCGAAGGAAAAGGTTATATCAAAAAAGTCGATGACCCGACAGATAAACGCACCTTTAAGGTTCATCTAACTGATGAAGGCAAACAGCTTGAAAGTTTGGTTGTGCCAGCTCTTCAAAGAACACATAAAAATGTAACCGCAGGGATAACGGAAAACGAACTTATCGAACTTCGAAGGATTTTCGCAAAGATGACGAGCAATATTTTGGAGGAGTCGTACTTTAAAAACTCCTGA
- a CDS encoding MFS transporter, giving the protein MKLPKYWIVILAMIFSIGPNLLIMSGFMQIQAIIQNSFGSSSYSTMDISIISNIAFAVFIPLGPVLSRKFGIRLSFYSSQVISALTFIISAISSNTFVLAFSRSIEGALTGTQLMVLVPLLFIEYPAERRNRVLGILLSILFGSVSIGAILGSLSQEYDSWRWLFIACALSAIIAVIVGKGLPKHAFPVPTQSNNNTPKIGHRERFDALGLIVLFLLGIFTAITLSNILPYGFRSPSVIMPACLTIVLFINFLIVELNVSKPLVNFRLIRSFRSILGAIIAIGSNLLMLVAMSGLGYWMRVVSQFDANAMPSVYFGLVISVALAAILAASFFDRIGGGPLFVLGCMCMILASYRLTILGENTTLYQLQIWLIIFACGVGLNFVVGLVTCALGGPLGQIPRTITVVQFLRVLFYSAIAPIAQWFLNWDTSVNQSVDSAKISLSNPIAVASYNQIVQHFISQGSPATIANKLTMNLVVNQVHRDAALSATHHIFLISFVGSLVLLILAWIIVFMGKGLPISQQRHHN; this is encoded by the coding sequence TTGAAGTTACCTAAGTATTGGATTGTCATTTTAGCCATGATATTTTCTATTGGCCCAAATTTGTTGATTATGTCGGGGTTTATGCAAATACAAGCTATCATTCAAAATTCATTTGGTTCGAGCAGTTACTCGACAATGGATATCTCTATTATCTCGAATATTGCATTTGCGGTATTCATCCCGTTAGGTCCTGTCCTTAGTCGAAAATTCGGAATAAGACTTTCTTTTTATAGCTCGCAAGTTATTTCTGCTCTTACGTTTATCATATCTGCCATCTCTTCTAACACGTTTGTTTTGGCATTCAGCCGCTCAATTGAAGGGGCATTGACAGGAACCCAACTAATGGTCCTAGTACCGCTGTTATTTATTGAATACCCTGCGGAACGAAGAAATCGTGTATTGGGTATCCTTCTATCGATCTTATTTGGTTCAGTTTCGATTGGTGCCATCCTCGGGTCTCTTTCACAGGAGTACGATTCGTGGCGTTGGCTATTTATCGCATGTGCTTTATCTGCCATCATTGCGGTCATAGTTGGGAAAGGCTTGCCTAAACACGCCTTTCCAGTCCCCACCCAATCTAATAACAATACGCCTAAGATTGGTCACAGAGAAAGATTTGACGCTCTTGGATTAATTGTATTGTTTTTACTGGGGATTTTCACTGCGATTACACTTTCAAATATTCTACCTTATGGATTTCGTTCTCCGTCAGTAATAATGCCCGCCTGTCTTACCATAGTTTTATTTATTAATTTTTTGATTGTCGAACTAAATGTTTCAAAGCCCCTTGTAAACTTCCGACTTATTCGTTCATTCCGATCTATTCTAGGGGCAATTATAGCAATTGGATCTAACCTCCTAATGCTTGTGGCAATGTCTGGACTTGGATATTGGATGCGCGTCGTAAGCCAATTTGACGCCAATGCGATGCCTTCAGTTTATTTCGGTCTTGTAATTAGTGTTGCATTAGCAGCAATCTTAGCTGCATCTTTTTTTGACCGGATAGGTGGCGGTCCCCTTTTTGTACTGGGATGTATGTGTATGATTTTAGCTTCTTATCGTTTAACAATTTTAGGAGAAAACACAACCTTATATCAATTACAAATTTGGTTAATTATTTTTGCTTGCGGTGTGGGACTTAATTTCGTAGTCGGATTGGTGACTTGTGCGCTTGGAGGTCCACTTGGGCAAATACCCAGAACTATAACGGTTGTCCAGTTTCTTCGTGTCCTTTTTTACTCTGCAATAGCTCCTATCGCTCAGTGGTTCCTTAACTGGGACACTTCTGTTAATCAAAGCGTAGATTCTGCAAAAATAAGTTTATCCAATCCAATCGCAGTTGCAAGCTATAATCAAATCGTTCAACATTTCATTTCACAAGGTAGCCCAGCAACCATTGCAAATAAATTAACGATGAATTTAGTGGTTAACCAAGTCCATAGGGATGCCGCATTGTCCGCGACACATCATATATTTCTAATCTCTTTTGTAGGTAGCCTTGTTTTGTTAATACTTGCTTGGATAATTGTATTTATGGGTAAGGGTTTGCCCATTTCACAACAGCGCCACCACAATTAA
- the rlmD gene encoding 23S rRNA (uracil(1939)-C(5))-methyltransferase RlmD: MNKQVPVQRNDYIDVVFEDLTHEGHGVAKVEGYPLFVPKALPGEKAKIKVIKVNKGYGFGRLIELYEESPDRVVPDCPIYEACGGCQLQHLSYGGQMRAKLKQVQDVLARIGKIEDVLVHPVLGMENPWRYRNKAQVPVGELEGGLVAGFYKHRSHDIIDMETCLIQQEQNDTVIQAVKKICGNYGVRAYDETSHKGALRHIMARYGQRSGEIMVVLITRTPELPHQNEIIQEIIQQIPGVKSIVQNVNSKRTNVIFGDQTKVLWGEEVIYDSIGSIRFAISARSFYQVNPDQTKVLYDKALEYAGLTGNETVIDAYCGIGTISLFLAQKAKKVYGVEIVPEAIEDAKRNAALNGITNVEFEVGEAEQVIPKWYKSGVHADVLVVDPPRKGCDSSLLETILSMKPKKVVYVSCNPATLARDLRILEDGGYKTVEVQPVDMFPQTTHVECCSLLVREDN, encoded by the coding sequence ATGAATAAACAAGTACCTGTACAGAGGAACGATTATATAGATGTTGTGTTTGAGGATCTTACACATGAAGGCCACGGTGTAGCGAAGGTAGAAGGCTATCCGCTTTTTGTCCCTAAAGCGCTGCCAGGCGAGAAGGCGAAGATCAAGGTCATAAAAGTAAACAAAGGGTACGGATTTGGCAGGCTGATCGAGCTTTATGAAGAAAGTCCGGATCGTGTGGTTCCCGATTGTCCGATTTATGAGGCATGCGGAGGGTGCCAGCTTCAGCACCTCAGCTATGGCGGACAAATGAGGGCAAAACTTAAACAGGTCCAGGATGTCCTTGCCCGTATTGGAAAGATAGAGGATGTATTGGTCCATCCGGTTCTCGGAATGGAGAATCCATGGCGCTACCGTAATAAAGCGCAGGTGCCGGTCGGTGAACTGGAAGGCGGACTAGTGGCTGGCTTTTATAAACATAGAAGCCACGATATCATAGATATGGAGACATGCCTCATCCAACAGGAGCAAAATGATACTGTCATACAAGCGGTTAAAAAAATCTGCGGAAACTATGGCGTAAGGGCTTATGATGAAACTTCCCATAAAGGAGCTTTGCGCCATATCATGGCACGCTATGGCCAGCGTTCCGGAGAAATAATGGTTGTTCTCATTACGCGGACACCTGAGCTGCCGCATCAAAACGAAATCATTCAGGAAATTATTCAGCAAATACCCGGCGTAAAATCGATCGTTCAGAATGTGAATAGTAAACGAACCAATGTCATTTTTGGAGATCAAACAAAGGTGCTTTGGGGTGAAGAAGTTATCTATGACTCCATCGGCAGCATCCGCTTTGCGATCTCAGCAAGATCGTTTTATCAGGTAAATCCTGACCAGACAAAGGTGCTTTATGACAAAGCCCTTGAATATGCTGGCCTCACCGGAAATGAAACTGTAATCGATGCGTATTGCGGCATTGGAACCATCTCTCTCTTCCTTGCTCAAAAAGCCAAAAAGGTATATGGGGTAGAAATTGTTCCGGAAGCTATTGAGGATGCGAAAAGAAATGCAGCATTAAATGGAATCACCAACGTGGAGTTCGAAGTTGGTGAAGCAGAGCAAGTCATTCCAAAGTGGTATAAAAGTGGCGTTCATGCCGATGTACTCGTGGTCGATCCGCCAAGAAAGGGCTGTGACAGCTCCTTGCTTGAAACCATCCTCAGCATGAAGCCGAAAAAAGTTGTCTACGTATCCTGCAACCCGGCGACCTTAGCACGAGATCTCCGTATTCTGGAGGACGGCGGCTATAAAACAGTGGAAGTACAGCCGGTGGATATGTTTCCACAGACGACGCACGTGGAGTGCTGTTCACTACTTGTTAGGGAAGATAATTAA
- a CDS encoding APC family permease, whose protein sequence is MHQGNFKKSMTLLDLILIGLGAIFGSAWLFAVSNVASKAGPSGFISWIIGGAIILLIGLVYAELGAALPRTGGILRYPVYSHGPFVGYLISFITIVAYSSLISIEVTAVRQYVAYWLPELTKPHSQSPTILGWLLQFLMLLAFFLLNYRSVNIFAKANRVISVFKYFVPLTIIVTLSFYFKSANFSIGGFSPFGFQGIQTAIASGGVMFAYLGLHPIVSVASEVKNPKRNIPIALIICIILATLIYTALQVLFVGAIPSSSIHGGWGQIQDKFSLPFKDIAVALGLGWLAIIVVLDAIISPGGNGNIFMNTTARLIYAWSRTGTFFQQFAKVDGKTGIPRSSLWLTFGLAVFWTLPFPSWNALVNVCSVALILSYAVAPISTAAFSINAKDLHKPFTLKGSAIISPLSFIFVTFIVYWAGWKTISWLLGFQLLMAVLYIVFTKFRSQSEVSFAQQLKSAWWLIAYYVMMLLFCYFGSFGGGLGVLKDPFDLILIAIGALAIYYWAKYTGLPKAIIDHDELSHKQ, encoded by the coding sequence ATGCATCAAGGTAATTTTAAAAAATCAATGACATTATTGGATTTGATTCTAATAGGTCTAGGAGCTATTTTTGGATCAGCATGGCTGTTTGCTGTTAGCAATGTTGCTTCAAAAGCTGGTCCAAGCGGATTCATTTCCTGGATTATCGGAGGAGCCATTATTCTTTTAATTGGACTTGTGTATGCTGAATTGGGGGCTGCACTTCCGCGAACAGGAGGAATTCTTCGTTATCCCGTTTATTCCCACGGTCCTTTTGTAGGCTATTTGATTTCATTTATCACCATTGTAGCCTATTCCAGTCTTATCTCAATCGAAGTGACAGCCGTTCGGCAATATGTTGCCTATTGGCTGCCGGAATTGACAAAACCGCACTCTCAATCTCCCACTATATTGGGGTGGTTACTCCAATTTCTAATGCTCCTTGCCTTTTTCCTATTAAATTATAGGAGTGTCAATATATTTGCCAAAGCAAACCGGGTCATTTCGGTCTTTAAATACTTTGTGCCATTAACCATCATTGTGACGCTATCGTTTTATTTTAAATCTGCCAATTTTTCTATAGGGGGCTTTTCTCCCTTTGGTTTTCAGGGAATACAGACGGCAATTGCATCCGGAGGGGTCATGTTTGCTTATCTTGGACTGCATCCCATTGTATCGGTTGCAAGTGAAGTAAAAAACCCGAAACGAAATATTCCGATTGCTTTAATTATCTGTATTATCCTGGCAACCCTTATTTATACTGCTCTGCAGGTCTTGTTTGTCGGAGCCATTCCTTCCAGCAGCATTCATGGTGGCTGGGGACAGATACAGGACAAATTTTCATTGCCGTTTAAAGATATTGCGGTTGCATTGGGCCTTGGCTGGCTTGCCATCATTGTGGTGCTGGATGCCATCATATCACCAGGAGGAAACGGAAATATCTTTATGAATACTACAGCCCGTTTAATCTATGCCTGGTCACGTACAGGAACCTTCTTTCAACAATTCGCGAAGGTCGACGGAAAAACCGGCATTCCAAGAAGTTCGTTATGGCTGACATTTGGACTGGCTGTTTTTTGGACACTGCCTTTTCCATCGTGGAATGCACTCGTGAATGTCTGTTCGGTTGCTCTTATTCTTTCCTACGCGGTTGCGCCGATTTCTACTGCAGCCTTCAGCATAAACGCGAAGGATTTACACAAGCCCTTTACATTAAAAGGATCAGCGATTATTTCCCCGCTTTCATTTATTTTTGTCACTTTTATCGTCTATTGGGCCGGCTGGAAGACCATTTCTTGGCTTTTAGGATTTCAGCTTCTCATGGCTGTTTTGTATATCGTGTTTACAAAATTCCGTTCACAAAGTGAAGTAAGCTTTGCGCAGCAGCTAAAATCAGCTTGGTGGCTCATCGCTTATTATGTCATGATGCTTTTATTCTGCTATTTTGGCTCCTTTGGCGGTGGCCTGGGTGTACTGAAAGATCCTTTTGACTTAATTTTAATTGCAATCGGCGCTTTAGCTATCTATTACTGGGCAAAATATACCGGACTGCCAAAAGCCATCATTGACCATGATGAGCTCAGCCATAAACAATAA
- a CDS encoding diacylglycerol kinase — MKRARIIYNPTSGREVFKRHLAAVLQKLETAGYETSCHATTAAGDASVAASIAVERKYDLVIAAGGDGTINEVVNGIAEKNYRPKLGVIPVGTTNDFARALQIPRDIEAATDIIVQGDTLPVDIGKMNDSYFINIAGGGRITELTYEVPSKLKTMLGQLAYYLKGIEMLPSIRATDVSIEYDGKLFEGEAMLFLIGLTNSVGGFEKLAPHSSINDGLFSLIILKKTNLAEFIRVVTAAVRGEHVNDPNIIYTQANHIKVRSSEKMQLNIDGEFGGLLPADFENLYRHLEVFVPIDKIRLEDQVN; from the coding sequence ATGAAAAGAGCAAGAATTATATATAATCCGACTTCAGGACGGGAGGTTTTCAAGCGGCACCTGGCTGCGGTTCTTCAAAAGCTTGAAACAGCCGGCTATGAGACCTCCTGCCATGCAACGACAGCAGCAGGAGACGCAAGCGTAGCAGCTAGTATTGCCGTAGAGCGTAAATATGATTTGGTGATTGCTGCAGGCGGAGACGGGACCATTAACGAAGTGGTCAATGGAATTGCGGAAAAGAATTATAGGCCAAAGCTGGGAGTAATCCCTGTTGGAACAACCAATGACTTTGCCCGCGCTTTGCAAATCCCCCGTGATATAGAAGCGGCAACAGATATTATTGTACAGGGCGATACCCTTCCTGTAGATATTGGGAAAATGAACGACAGCTATTTCATCAATATTGCCGGAGGCGGAAGGATTACGGAGTTAACCTATGAGGTACCAAGCAAATTGAAGACGATGCTTGGCCAGCTGGCTTATTATCTGAAAGGAATAGAAATGCTTCCCTCTATAAGAGCCACAGATGTTTCCATTGAATACGATGGAAAGCTTTTTGAAGGAGAAGCCATGCTTTTCCTTATTGGACTAACCAATTCTGTTGGAGGCTTTGAAAAGCTGGCTCCTCATTCATCTATTAATGACGGCTTGTTTTCTCTTATCATTTTAAAGAAGACGAACCTCGCTGAATTTATTCGTGTGGTTACAGCCGCGGTCAGGGGAGAGCATGTAAATGACCCAAATATTATTTACACTCAGGCCAATCACATTAAAGTTCGATCTTCGGAAAAGATGCAGTTAAATATTGATGGAGAATTCGGCGGTTTGCTCCCTGCAGACTTTGAGAATCTTTATCGGCATTTAGAGGTTTTTGTGCCCATTGATAAAATCAGGCTGGAGGATCAGGTGAATTGA
- a CDS encoding GrpB family protein: MREVRVVCYDASWKDIFWSESFALKEVLKDNVSHIHHIGSTAIPGMSAKPIIDILIEAYTLEAVDSREGELGELGYSAYGENGILNRRFFSKGGDRRTHHVHIYQAGDRNIERHLAFRDYLISYPEKAKEYSGQKRMLAAKYPCDIEGYIAGKDELVKRLEAEALFWYRSR; the protein is encoded by the coding sequence ATGCGGGAGGTTAGGGTTGTCTGCTACGATGCCAGCTGGAAGGACATTTTTTGGAGTGAATCATTCGCGTTAAAAGAAGTCTTAAAAGACAATGTGTCACATATTCACCACATAGGCAGTACAGCTATACCAGGCATGAGTGCCAAGCCCATTATTGATATTTTAATAGAGGCATATACTCTTGAAGCTGTTGACAGCCGAGAAGGGGAGTTGGGTGAATTGGGCTATAGTGCCTATGGGGAGAATGGTATTTTGAACCGGCGGTTTTTTTCAAAAGGCGGAGACCGGCGAACACATCATGTCCATATCTATCAGGCAGGAGACCGTAATATTGAAAGGCATCTGGCCTTTAGAGATTATTTAATAAGTTATCCGGAAAAAGCCAAAGAGTACAGTGGGCAGAAGAGAATGCTGGCAGCAAAGTATCCCTGCGACATTGAAGGCTATATTGCAGGGAAGGATGAGCTCGTCAAGAGGCTTGAAGCAGAAGCGCTGTTTTGGTATAGAAGCCGTTAA
- a CDS encoding arylamine N-acetyltransferase: MKDAVEEYIEYLKLTREPPSLNYLQRLIQRHLSFIPYETFSKFHYFNQDSSFVPSLQEFVQNLVEKGWGGTCFTLNINFSRLLGELGFSCSLLRVSPGHLAIMVVFNEKKYYVDVGYGSPITKPIDLESKRRHVLHGFGEEIIFTQKTMDRYEIDRRSNGKTFVKKEIDWHPLTEEDITGDILASYADEDQNKTMRRMTAVRFNGHECYFLRDQSIKVMNYRNIREIQLRDLEKWKSFVREIYQIDADSLMESVEFLEKRGVHLFRG, translated from the coding sequence ATGAAAGATGCGGTAGAAGAATATATTGAGTACTTGAAGCTAACAAGAGAACCGCCGTCCCTTAATTATCTTCAACGGTTAATCCAAAGGCACTTGTCTTTTATCCCTTATGAGACCTTCAGCAAGTTTCATTATTTTAACCAGGATTCTTCTTTTGTCCCTTCATTGCAGGAATTTGTTCAGAATCTAGTGGAAAAGGGATGGGGAGGCACCTGCTTTACCCTTAATATCAACTTCTCCCGTTTGCTGGGAGAACTGGGATTTTCCTGCTCTCTCCTGCGTGTGAGTCCAGGACACCTGGCGATTATGGTCGTATTTAATGAAAAAAAATATTATGTCGATGTTGGCTACGGATCGCCTATTACGAAGCCGATTGACCTGGAATCCAAAAGACGGCATGTCCTTCATGGATTCGGAGAGGAAATTATTTTTACGCAAAAAACCATGGATCGATATGAAATTGACCGCCGCTCCAATGGGAAAACTTTTGTAAAAAAAGAAATTGATTGGCATCCTTTAACAGAGGAGGATATTACCGGCGATATTTTGGCTTCCTACGCCGATGAAGACCAGAATAAAACCATGAGAAGAATGACAGCGGTGCGTTTTAATGGGCATGAGTGTTATTTTCTTCGGGACCAATCCATTAAAGTAATGAATTACCGAAATATCCGTGAAATCCAGCTGAGGGATCTCGAAAAGTGGAAATCCTTTGTCCGGGAAATCTATCAGATTGATGCAGACTCCCTTATGGAATCAGTAGAATTTTTGGAGAAGCGAGGAGTCCATCTGTTTAGGGGGTAA